In a single window of the Nycticebus coucang isolate mNycCou1 chromosome 13, mNycCou1.pri, whole genome shotgun sequence genome:
- the LOC128563211 gene encoding inositol monophosphatase 1 isoform X2 translates to MADPWQECMDYAVTLARQAGEVVCEAIKNEKNVMLKSSPADLVTVTDQKVEKMLISSIKEKYPSHSFIGEESVAAGEKCVLTDNPTWIIDPIDGTTNFVHRFPFVAVSIGFVVNKKIEFGVVYSCVEDKMYTARKGKGAFCNGQKLQVSKQEGSGVLEQQLSICALWQLEELMHTLKWEFIAGMLQELELLLLKLVECYWMLQVDHLI, encoded by the exons aTGGCTGATCCTTGGCAGGAATGCATGGATTATGCTGTAACCCTAGCAAGACAAGCTGGAGAG GTGGTTTGTGaagctataaaaaatgaaaagaatgttatGCTGAAAAGTTCTCCAGCTGATTTGGTTACTGTTACTGACCAAAAAGTTGAAAAGATGCTTATTTCTTCCATAAAGGAAAAGTATCCTTCTcacag TTTCATTGGTGAGGAGTCTGTGGCAGCTGGGGAAAAATGTGTCTTAACCGACAACCCCACGTGGATCATTGACCCTATTGATGGAACAACCAATTTTGTACAtag aTTTCCTTTTGTAGCTGTTTCGATCGGCTTTGTTGTAAATAAAAAG ATAGAATTTGGAGTTGTGTACAGTTGTGTGGAAGATAAGATGTATACTGCCAGGAAAGGAAAAGGTGCCTTTTGTAATGGTCAAAAACTACAGGTTTCAAAACAAGAAG GATCCGGAGTGTTGGAACAGCAGCTGTCAATATGTGCCTTGTGGCAACTGGAGGAGCTGATGCATACTTTGAAATGGGAATTCATTGCTGGGATGTTGCAGGAGCTGGAATTATTGTTACTGAAGCTGGTGGAGTGTTACTGGATGTTACAG GTGGACCATTTGATTTGA
- the LOC128563211 gene encoding inositol monophosphatase 1 isoform X1 → MADPWQECMDYAVTLARQAGEVVCEAIKNEKNVMLKSSPADLVTVTDQKVEKMLISSIKEKYPSHSFIGEESVAAGEKCVLTDNPTWIIDPIDGTTNFVHRFPFVAVSIGFVVNKKIEFGVVYSCVEDKMYTARKGKGAFCNGQKLQVSKQEDITKSLLVTELGSSRIPETVRIILSNMERLFCIPIHGIRSVGTAAVNMCLVATGGADAYFEMGIHCWDVAGAGIIVTEAGGVLLDVTGGPFDLMSRRVIAASSRTLAKRIAKEIQVVPLQRDDE, encoded by the exons aTGGCTGATCCTTGGCAGGAATGCATGGATTATGCTGTAACCCTAGCAAGACAAGCTGGAGAG GTGGTTTGTGaagctataaaaaatgaaaagaatgttatGCTGAAAAGTTCTCCAGCTGATTTGGTTACTGTTACTGACCAAAAAGTTGAAAAGATGCTTATTTCTTCCATAAAGGAAAAGTATCCTTCTcacag TTTCATTGGTGAGGAGTCTGTGGCAGCTGGGGAAAAATGTGTCTTAACCGACAACCCCACGTGGATCATTGACCCTATTGATGGAACAACCAATTTTGTACAtag aTTTCCTTTTGTAGCTGTTTCGATCGGCTTTGTTGTAAATAAAAAG ATAGAATTTGGAGTTGTGTACAGTTGTGTGGAAGATAAGATGTATACTGCCAGGAAAGGAAAAGGTGCCTTTTGTAATGGTCAAAAACTACAGGTTTCAAAACAAGAAG atattaCCAAATCACTCTTGGTGACTGAGTTGGGCTCTTCCAGAATACCAGAGACTGTCAGAATTATTCTTTCTAATATGGAAAGGCTGTTTTGCATTCCTATTCATGG GATCCGGAGTGTTGGAACAGCAGCTGTCAATATGTGCCTTGTGGCAACTGGAGGAGCTGATGCATACTTTGAAATGGGAATTCATTGCTGGGATGTTGCAGGAGCTGGAATTATTGTTACTGAAGCTGGTGGAGTGTTACTGGATGTTACAG GTGGACCATTTGATTTGATGTCACGAAGAGTAATTGCTGCAAGTAGTAGAACATTAGCAAAAAGGATAGCCAAAGAAATTCAGGTCGTCCCTTTACAACGAGATGATGAATAA